Proteins encoded together in one Bacteroides zoogleoformans window:
- the lptC gene encoding LPS export ABC transporter periplasmic protein LptC — MLPGFIHAIYYRFFSITIVLGAMVMLLLFSACSGREKALGKAITERDSLPVLDTRGVASLISDSGVTRYRIHTEEWLVFDRKEPPYWAFEKGVYLEKFDSVFQVEASIKADTAYYYNKDELWKLMGHVDIKNLKGERFSTELLYWNQREQKIYSDRFIRIEQPDRIITGRGFDSNQQMTVYKIHQPEGVFYIDEEALAGDSLQTDSLNR; from the coding sequence ATGTTGCCTGGTTTCATACACGCGATCTATTATAGATTTTTCAGCATAACCATTGTCCTTGGGGCGATGGTTATGCTTCTTTTATTTTCGGCTTGTTCCGGCAGGGAAAAGGCATTGGGAAAAGCCATTACGGAGCGCGATTCTCTGCCTGTGCTCGATACTCGCGGTGTAGCTTCGCTCATTTCCGACTCGGGCGTGACACGCTACCGCATCCATACGGAAGAGTGGCTGGTCTTCGACCGTAAAGAGCCCCCTTACTGGGCTTTTGAAAAAGGGGTGTATCTGGAGAAATTCGACTCTGTCTTTCAAGTGGAAGCCAGCATCAAAGCCGATACGGCCTACTACTATAATAAAGACGAATTATGGAAGCTGATGGGACACGTAGACATCAAGAACCTGAAAGGCGAACGCTTTTCCACTGAATTGCTGTATTGGAATCAGCGGGAACAGAAAATTTACTCCGACAGGTTCATCCGCATAGAACAACCGGACAGAATTATCACCGGACGCGGATTTGATTCGAACCAGCAGATGACCGTCTATAAGATTCATCAACCGGAAGGTGTCTTTTATATTGACGAAGAGGCACTGGCAGGAGACAGCTTGCAAACAGATAGCTTAAACAGATAA